The following are encoded together in the Bradyrhizobium sp. CCGUVB1N3 genome:
- a CDS encoding IS3 family transposase (programmed frameshift), with product MTKRSRRTHSPAFKAKVALAAVKGEKTLAELAQLFDVHPNQITTWKTQLLEGAAGVFGQDNGPAEAPVDLKALHAKIGELALENGFFVRRAHQGGPAERKAMIDRDHDLSVVRQAKVLNLARSTVYYEPRPVSAEDLVLMRRLDELHLDYPFAGARMLRSLLQREGMQIGRRHVATLMKRMGIEAIYRRPNTSKPAPGHKIYPYLLRGLKIERPNQVWAMDISYIPMRRGFVYLAAVVDVFSRRVLVHRVSITMETIFCVEALQEALAKHGRPEIFNTDQGSQFTSLDFTGVLLDANIAISMDGKGAWRDNVFVERLWRTVKYEEVYLRAYDSVLEARASISKYLAFYNRGRPHSSLDERTPDEAYFGAQTMVTAA from the exons ATGACGAAGAGGAGTCGCCGGACGCATTCTCCGGCATTCAAGGCAAAGGTGGCTTTGGCGGCCGTGAAGGGGGAGAAGACGTTGGCCGAGCTGGCGCAATTGTTTGATGTCCATCCGAACCAGATCACGACCTGGAAGACCCAACTCCTGGAAGGCGCCGCCGGAGTGTTTGGGCAGGACAACGGACCGGCCGAGGCGCCGGTCGATTTGAAGGCGTTACATGCCAAGATCGGCGAGCTTGCGTTGGAGAACG GATTTTTTGTCCGGCGCGCTCACCAAGGCGGGCCTGCTGAGCGCAAAGCGATGATCGACCGCGACCATGATCTGTCTGTCGTGCGCCAGGCGAAGGTCCTGAACCTTGCCCGCAGTACGGTTTACTATGAACCTCGGCCGGTTTCGGCCGAGGACCTTGTCTTGATGCGCCGGCTCGATGAGCTGCACCTCGATTATCCCTTCGCAGGGGCGCGCATGCTGCGATCGCTGTTGCAGCGTGAGGGCATGCAGATTGGCCGCCGCCACGTCGCGACGCTGATGAAGCGCATGGGGATCGAGGCGATCTATCGCCGTCCGAACACGAGCAAGCCCGCACCGGGCCACAAGATCTACCCGTACCTATTGCGCGGATTGAAGATCGAGCGGCCGAACCAGGTCTGGGCAATGGACATCAGCTACATTCCGATGCGACGTGGATTCGTCTACCTCGCGGCGGTCGTCGATGTGTTCAGCCGACGGGTGTTGGTCCATCGCGTATCGATCACGATGGAGACGATATTCTGCGTCGAAGCGCTCCAGGAGGCGTTGGCGAAGCACGGCAGGCCCGAGATCTTCAACACGGATCAGGGTAGCCAGTTCACCAGCCTCGACTTCACCGGCGTGCTGCTGGACGCGAACATCGCCATCAGCATGGACGGCAAGGGTGCCTGGCGCGACAACGTGTTCGTCGAGCGGCTGTGGCGCACTGTCAAATACGAGGAAGTCTATCTGCGTGCTTACGACAGCGTGCTCGAGGCGCGAGCATCGATTTCCAAATATCTGGCGTTCTACAACCGAGGACGTCCTCACTCGAGCCTTGACGAACGCACGCCCGACGAGGCTTACTTCGGCGCGCAAACGATGGTGACGGCCGCATGA
- a CDS encoding DUF3551 domain-containing protein yields MRYLCFLALAFLFIVGPGPSSTAAPRDGSRVPPAPQDLYCLQGRIWGYPGNCQFSTYGQCLTSASGTNAYCGINPIYAFERHGRLQR; encoded by the coding sequence ATGCGTTACCTTTGTTTTCTTGCGCTAGCGTTTTTATTCATCGTCGGTCCTGGACCGAGTTCCACCGCCGCTCCACGGGATGGGAGCCGCGTGCCCCCCGCTCCGCAGGACCTCTATTGCCTTCAGGGACGTATCTGGGGCTATCCGGGCAATTGCCAGTTCTCGACCTATGGCCAGTGTCTGACCAGCGCATCCGGCACAAACGCCTATTGCGGCATCAATCCGATCTACGCGTTCGAGCGACATGGACGGCTGCAGCGCTGA
- a CDS encoding response regulator transcription factor → MSTSPATIYVVDDDEQIRSSLETLCQDAGIRVRLFASIDELAIEDFFHGPSCLVLDVRFPGTSPTGLDLQRTLAESGVSIPIVFISAVSDVRISVEAMKRGAVDFLPKPFREQEFLDAVRVGIEFDRKRLEREHAVREARRRVEGLTARERDILPLVADGLLAKQIAVRLNVSEVTVKVNRARMMRKLELRSPVEVVRLVDSMRTDVTTARPSILKSNLVHLHTRSKAANLDSSSAFTLR, encoded by the coding sequence ATGAGTACGAGTCCGGCAACGATTTATGTGGTTGATGATGATGAGCAGATCAGGAGCTCTCTTGAAACTTTATGCCAGGATGCTGGGATTCGAGTGAGATTGTTTGCTTCGATTGACGAATTAGCGATAGAGGACTTCTTTCATGGCCCGTCTTGTCTGGTGCTGGACGTTCGCTTTCCTGGCACATCTCCGACGGGCTTAGACCTGCAGCGCACTCTCGCCGAGTCAGGGGTCTCGATTCCTATCGTCTTTATCAGCGCCGTTTCGGATGTTCGGATCTCGGTGGAAGCGATGAAACGTGGTGCGGTGGATTTCCTGCCCAAGCCGTTCCGCGAGCAGGAATTTCTCGATGCGGTGCGGGTTGGCATCGAATTCGACCGAAAGCGACTTGAGCGCGAACACGCTGTGCGCGAAGCGCGACGACGCGTCGAGGGGCTCACGGCACGGGAGCGCGACATCTTACCATTGGTTGCGGACGGATTGCTCGCCAAGCAGATCGCGGTCAGGCTGAATGTCAGCGAGGTGACGGTGAAGGTCAATCGTGCGCGGATGATGAGAAAACTGGAGCTTCGTTCACCCGTCGAGGTGGTCAGGCTGGTCGACAGCATGAGGACAGACGTTACAACGGCACGTCCAAGCATCCTCAAATCAAACCTAGTTCACCTCCATACGCGATCGAAAGCGGCAAATCTCGACAGCAGCTCCGCATTCACTCTACGATGA